The sequence below is a genomic window from Bosea sp. F3-2.
TGATCAGCGCGAAGGCCTCGGCCACCTTGGCGGGGGCGAGGGCCGCTGTCGGCTCGTCGAGGATCATCAGGCGCGGGCGCGTCATCAGGGCGCGGGCGAAGGCGAGCTGCTGGCGCTCGCCACCGGAGAGCGACCCGGCACGGGCGCGCTTGCGTTCACCGAGCAACGGAAACGCCTCGAACAGCTCGCGGATCCGCTGCGCCTGATCGCGCACGCCGACGACGACCTGCAGGTTCTCCAGGATGCTCATCGAGCCGAAGACGTTGGCGACCTGCGGGACGTAGCCGATGCCGGCCGCGATACGGTCTTCCGTTGCGAGCGGAAGCAGGTCGCGCCCCTCGAACTGGATGCCGCCGGAGACGCGCGGCAGCAGGCCGACGATCGCCTTCGCCAATGTCGATTTGCCGGCGCCGTTGGTGCCGGCGACGGTCAGGATCTCGCCGTTCTGCAGCGACAGCGAGATGCCGTTGAGGATGTCGACCTCGCCGTAGCCGCCGCGGACGTCCTTGATTTCAAGCAGCGTCACGACACGCCTCCGAGATAGGCTTCGCGCACGACCGGGTCTTCGAGGACGGCGGCGGGCGCACCCTCGGCCAGAACCTTGCCGCGATCCATGACGGCGAGCCGCGGCACGAGCCGGGTCAGCGCCTCCAGATCGTGCTCGATGATGACGAAGCCGATGCCGCGCGCGTTCAGCTCCTCGATCCGCTCCATGATCTCGCCGATCAGCACCGGGTTGACGCCGGCGAAGGGCTCGTCGAGCAGGATGAGCTTGGGCTCGACCATCAGGGCGCGCCCGAGTTCGAGGAGCTTCTTCTGGCCGCCGGAGAGCTTGCCGGAAGGCACGTCGGCGACCTTGCCGAGCTTGAGAAAGGCGATGGTGCGCTCGACGGTCTCGGCGATCGCCGCTTCTTCCTTGCGGACCTGGCCAGGGCGGAAAAAGAGGCCGAGCAGGCTCTCGCCGGTCTGATCGGGGGCGGAGGCCATCAGGTTCTCGCGCACCGTCAGATGCGAGAACTCGCGCGGAACCTGGAAGGTGCGAACCATGCCGGCGCGGGCGCGTTGCGGCGGGGACAGAGAGTCGATCGAATCACCGTTCAGCCGGATCTCGCCTGCATCGGCCGGGACGAAGCCGGAGATGACGGAGAAAAGCGTCGACTTGCCGGCGCCGTTCGGGCCGATGATCCCGAACAGCGCATCGGTCTCGATGGTGAGGCGCACGCCGTCGAGGGCCTGGAAGCCGCCGAAGGACTTGGTGATGTCGCGGATTTCGAGGCTCATCGCTTGGTGTAATCCCCCATGAGCCCCTGCGGCCGATAGATGATGAACAGGATCAGCAGCAGGCCGACGAGCCCGATCCGGACCGAGGCCATGTCGACCTCGGAAATGCCGGGCACGATATCGCGGATGAAGCGCGAGCCTTCGAGGAAGACCATCAGGATCACCGAGCCGATCACCGCGCCGGAGACGCGGCCGACGCCGCCCATGATGATCGCCATCCAGACATAGAAGGTGACGAGCGGGATGTACTGCTCGGGCACGATGTAGGTGATGTAGTGGGCGTAGAAGGCGCCGGCGATGCCGGCCAGAGCCGCGCCGACCACGAGCACCTGGATCTTGAAGCGCGGCGGGTCCTTGCCCAGCGCCTGCACCGCCTCTTCATTGTCGCGGATCGCCTCGATGATGCGGCCGAAGGGCGAGCGGGCGATCCGGAGGATCATCCAGGCGGCGACCACGGTGACGGCCAGTATGGTGGCGAAGGTGGCGAGCTGCCCGGCCGCACCGCCGAGGCCGGAATAGAGCCGCGGAATGCCGGGGATGCCCTGCACGCCCTTGGTCAGCCAGCGCTCGCTCGTCAGCACGATGCGCACGACCTCCGAGAAGCCAAGCGTGACGATGGCGAAGTAGTCATCACGCAGGCGCAGCGAGACCAGGCCGATCGGCCAGGCCGCTACGCCGGCGAGGAGGGCCGCGCCCGCAAAGCCGACGATGAACGGCGCGCCGTTCAGCACGAGCAGCGCGCTGGTATAGGCGCCGATCGCGAAAAAGCCGACATGGCCGAAGTTGATCAGGCCGGTGAGCCCGTATTGCAGCGTCAGCCCGAGGCTGAGCAGGACGTAGATCAGCGCGATGATGCCGATCGCGACGAGATAGGCTTCCATCAGCGCACTCCCTCGACGCGGCCGAACAATCCGCGCGGCCTGACCAGCAGGACGGCGAGCATGATCAGGAAGGCGATGGCGATCTTGTAGGTGAAGCCGACGAAGGGGGTCGAAACCTCCTGCATCGCGCCGAGGATGAGCCCGGCGACGACCGCGCCGACCGGCGAGCCGATGCCGCCGAGGATCGCCGCGGTGAAGGCGGGCAGCAGCATTTCCCAACCGAATTCGGGCGTCACGATCGTCTTCATGCCGAGCATCATCCCGGCGATGCCGGCGACGGCGCCGGCGAGCAACCAGAGTGCGATCATGACGCGGCCCGGGCGGATGCCGGAGACGCGGGCGAGGTCGCGGTTGTCGGCGACGGCACGCATCTGCCGCCCAATCGCGGTGAGGTAGAGCAGGCCGAAGACGGCGATCAGGGTGACGAGCGCGACCAGCGCCATCTGCAGGTCGAGCGGCAGGATGCGCAAGCCACCGAACAGGTAGGGGCGCGAGAGCGGCACCTGAAACACCTGCTGGCCATGGCCGAAGGCGACGCCGAGCGCGGCCCGCAGCACGAAGGCGATGCCGATCGAGGCGACGAGGAGCGCGACGACGGAACGGTTGGCGAGCTTCCGGAACACGCTCCAATAGGCGAGGAGCAGCACGATGCCCGTCGCGCCGGCCGCGCCGAGCCCGGCAACAATGAAGGAGCCGCTGGCCTTGTGGGCTGCCAGCGCCGCATAGGCGCCGAGCGTCATGGAGTCACCGGTCGCGGCATTCGGAAAGCGCGCGATCCCGAAGACGAGCGTGATCGAGAGTGCCGCCAGGCCGATGACGAGGCCCTGGAACAGCCCGTTTACGAAAAGCTGAGCATAGAACATGGAGCTACCTGCTCGGGCATCGCCGCGGCCGGAGCCAGCGGCCCCTGCAGGCACAGGCCTGCAGGGGCGATGCGTCAGACGTTGACGACGTAGCGCCGGTTGAGCTTGCCGCCTTCGATGAAGAAGACGCCGAAGGACGGGGAGACGTCGCCGTACTGGTCGAAATCCAGCACGGAGGACGCGCCCTCGTAGTTGATCTTGCCCTTCTTCAGCGCGTCCTTGCCCTCGGCGTAGCTGTAGACCTTCGTGCCGTCGGGATTGGAGACCTCGCGGATCTTGGCGTTGATCGCGGCCGTCTCGGTGGAGCCGGCGGCCTCGATCGCCAGGGCGAGCGCATGGACCATGTCCCAGGTCATGGCGCTGAAGATGTTCGACTGCCCGGACTGTCCGGTCGTCTTTTCATAGACCTCGGCATAGGCCTTGAAGGACGGCGCCGTTTCGTTGGAGATCGAGTCGACCGAGATCACGCCCTCGACGACCTCCGGGCCGGTCGCCTTGACCAGATCGGGATTGGCGGCCCAGCCGGGGATGATCCACTTGACCGGCTGGCCGGTCTGGAACCATTCGCGCATGATGATCGTGGTGTCCGACAGGTAGGAGCCGGTGACGATCACATCCGGGTTGGCGGCGAGGATCTTCTGCAGCTCGGAGCGGTAGGATGCCTGGTTCGGTTCGTAGACGACGCTCTCGACGACCTTGTTGCCCTTGGCTTCCCAGGCCTTGCGGAAGCCCTCGGTGTTGCCGATGCCGGAGGCGTTGTTGAACGCCATGGTGGCGGGGCGCTTGAAGCCTTCCTTCACGCAGATCTCGGCGAAGGCCTTGCCGAAGCGGTCATTGGTGGCCTGGAAGCGGTAGGCCAGGCCCTTGGCATTGGCGGGCGGCACGGAGAGCGCCGGAGCGCCCGAGGTGTTCATCATGATGATGTTGGCGTCGTTGGTCAGCGGCAGCACCGCCAGCGAGACGCCGGACGACCACGTCCCCATCAGCGCCTGGACCTTGTTGACGTCGATCAGCTTCTTGGCGGCGAGCACGCCGGCCTGCGGGCTGGTCTGATCGTCCTCGGCGACGACCTCGATCTTGCGGCCGGCAGCGCCGCCAGCGGCGTTCACGATCTCGGCGGCGGCGATGATCATCTTCTGCATGCCGGAGCCGTAGGGGCTGCCGGCGCCCGTCACCGGGCAGAGCGCGCCGATGCGGAAGACACCCTGCGACTGTGCGCGCAGGACGGAAGGCGCTGCGATCAGTGCAGAGGCGGCACCGAGCGTGCCGATGAACTGACGACGGTTGGTGGTCATGGCCTGTTCCCTTGTTGGTTAGTTCAGTTCATTCTTGATGAAGTCGCCGTTCTTCATGATGACCGGCATGTTGCGCCCCTGTCCCGTCAGGAGCGAGAGGTCGGCCAGCGGATCGCCGTCGACCACGATGAAATCGGCATAGGCGTCGGGCTTGATGGTGCCGATCTTGCCGGTCATGCCGATCAGCTCGGCCGCGTTGACGGTCGCCGAGCGGATGACCTCGATGGCCGGCAGCACACGCCCGCGGATGACGAACTCTTCCGATTGATGCCGGTGCATGGCGCCGAGCAGGTCCGTGCCATAGGCCATCGTCACGCCGGCCTCGCGCATGATCTCGAGCGATCCCAGGCCGCGCAGGCGGACGTCATCGATCTTGGCGACGGAGGAAGGGGGCAGGCCGTAGGAAGCCCCTTCATTGTTCAACGCCTCGTAGGTAACGAGCGTCGGGCAGGCGATCGCGCCCCGCTCATGCATGAGACGGGCCGTCGCGGCCTCGACGAGGTTGGCGTGCTCGATCGAGCGCACGCCGAGCTTCACGGCGCGCGCGATGCCCTCATCGGTGTAGAGGTGCGCGGAGACATAGGTCTGGGCGTTGCGGGCTTCCTCGACGATCGCGGCGATCTCGGCATCGCTGAAGCCGAGGAACGCGATCGGATCGGTCGGCGAGGCGACGCCGCCATTGGCCATGATCTTCACGAACTGCGCGCCCTGGCGGATCTCGTCGCGCGCCGCGGCACGGCAGGCATCGACGCCGTCGCAGATGCGGCCGAGCGAGCCGAGTTGATGGGTCTGGTAGTCGGGCCGGCGGTTATCGTAGCGACCGCGGAAATCGGCGTGGCCGCCGGTCTGCGACAGGGCCTTGCCGCAGATGACGAGGCGCGGGCCGACATAGAGACCCTGCTCCTGTGCCTCGACGAGGGCGTAGGTCGCGCCGCCGACATCGCGGACGGTGGTGAAGCCGCGGTGCAGCATCTCGCCCATCAGCTTCACGGCCTGCAGGGCGACGAGCGCGTCCGGAAGCAGCGCGTTCTGGCCGAAATTCGCCGAGTTCGCGATCACATGGACATGGCAGTCGATCAGGCCGGGCATCAGGGTCCGGCCCTTGAGATCGATGCGCCGCGCACCGCCATCGGCGATCGGTCGGTCCGAGACCTCGCGGATCAGCCCGCCTTCGATGCGCACGAAGCGGTCGCGCTCGCCTTCCGGGCTGGTGCCGTCTAGCAGCCTTGCGTTCTCGAAAATGATCGCCTGTGTCACTGGAGTCTGCCTTGGTCTGTCGGAACGGAAATGGCGCCTTCGCTGGCGCGGCTCTGCTGCGAGTGCTCGGCCAGGACCGTCTTCCAGAAGCCGAGAAGGCGCGCGTAATAGGCGGGGTCGTCGCGCAGGATGGTCTGCAGGCTCATGCCGCGCATCAGGCAGAGCGTGGCGTTGAAGGCCGCCTCGACCTCGGGCTTGTGCAGGCCCGTGCCGTCGAAGAAATCCTGCCAGGTGCCGTCGAGCGCCGCATGGAATTCGCGCGTCACCGACACCAGCTGTTCGCGCAGGTAGGAATTGTGGCGCGCGGCGGTCACATGCTCCAGCGTGACCAGGAAAAGCTTGCCGGAGAACAATTCCCACATCCGATCGACGAACTCGGAGAGGGACAGGCTCCCGGCTTTGACGAGTTCCGCGACCTCGCGGATCTCGCCGATCCAGCTCCGGAGCAGGTGGCTGACGGATTGGACGATCAGGTCGTCCTTGCCGGAAAAATGATGGTTGAGCGCGCCACGGGTCACGCCCGCGCGGGCCGCAATGTCTGCCGTTGTCGCAAGCGCATAGCCGCGTTCCACCAGGAGATCGAGCGTCGCATTGACAAGCCGCGCCCGCGTTTCCGTCGAGCGTTCCTCCTGCGTCCGGCGCTGCTTCTCGGCTGATGGCGGCATGCCGGAACCTTAGTCAGCCAAAAACAAACGGACAAGTACGCATGTTTCTTTTTTTTGATGTTGCGCACACTGGTATCTGGGGGACACAAAAGGACCGAAGCGGACGGAGCGAAAGCGATGCGGATCAAGATCGGCCATGAGGAATTCGAAGTGCGCATCGACGGCCGCGACACGGCGCCTGCGCTGCTGCTCTCGAATTCGCTCAGCTCGGACATGTCGATGTGGGACGACCAAATCCCGCTCTGGTCGCAGCGCTTCCGCGTGATCCGCTACGACCAGCGCGGCCATGGCCGCAGCATCGTTTCGCCGGCTCCCTATACGATGGAGCAGCTGGGTCGGGATGCGCTCGGCGTGCTCGATGCGCTCGGCATCGAACGCGCGCATTTCTGCGGGCTCTCGATGGGCGGCATGGTCGGCATGTGGCTGCTGACCCATGCACCGGACCGAATCGAACGCGCGGTCCTGGCCAACACCGCCGCCTATATGGGCCCGGTCGATCTGTGGAATGGGCGTATCGCGGCAGCTCAAGGCGGGGGTATGGAGGCGCTTGTCGATGCCACCATCGCACGTTGGTTCCCGGAACCATTCCGCCTTGCTGCGCCCGAAACCATGCAACGGATGCGAGCAATGATCCTGAATACGCCGGTGGTCGGCTATCAGGGATCGTGCATGGCGATCCGCGACATGGATCAGCGCGAGTCGATCAAGGCGATCCGCAATCCGGTTCTCGTGATCATCGGATCGAAGGACCCGGCCACGACGCCCGCCGACGGCGAGGCTGTCCGAGCAGCGATACCAGGTGCCCGCAAATGCCTGCTGGACGCGGCCCATATCTCGAATATCGAGCAGGCCGCGCAATTCGGCGCCGAGGTCGATGCATTTCTCGGATGATGGGAGCGGCAAGCTGGCGCGTCCTCATTGGCCGAGATCGAAGGTCTGTGACGCAGTGTCTCGTTTCATAGGCTCGTCACGGGATTTGCCTGATCGTATGTGAAAGCTGTCGTTGACGCTTGGCCGGAGTGGCCGGGATCGTTTCTGATGGCATCGCTGCAAACGGACATGGCCGACCGATGACGCTCGCCCTGATCAAGCGCCTGCTCGAGCCTGCCACGACGACGGTGATTGCCGGGGCCGCTGAAACCGACGAGCTGGCAAGGCAAATCCAGGCGGGCAGCTATCGCGGCAAGCTGGTCGTGCTCTCCGGGCCGAACGAGCTGGCGTCCATGCCGCCTTCCGATCTCGTCATCGCTTTCAGCGCGGCGGCGGAGAGGGCGCTGGTCGCCGCCAAGGAGCGCGGCTGCGCCGGTCTGCTGGTGCCGGACGGGGACGCAGCCGATCGCGATCGGCTGTCTGCGGCCGCCCGTGCCGCCGGGGTGAGGCTGGTCGGGCCGTCTTCGCTTGGGATCGCGGCGCCTCGTCTCGGCCTCAATGCGACCGCGGTGCCGACGCATCTTTCCGCTGGCACGCTGGCGCTGGCCGCGCAATCCAACTCCGTGGCCGCAGGAATCCTGGCCTGGGCCGGACGGCGCGAGATCGGTCTGTCCGGAGCCGTGGTGGTGGGCGAGGGGGCCGATGTCGATATCGCCGACTGCCTCGATCATTTTGCCGCCGATCCGCTGACGCGCACCATCCTGCTGGCGATCGACGAGGTCACGGATGCCGCGCGCTTCCTGTCCTCGGCCCGCGCCGCCGCGCGGATCAAGCCCGTGCTGGTCCTGAAGCCGCCGCCTCTTGAAGCCGCAACATCGGCGTTGACGCATGCGGGGCTGATCGTCACCAGCGACGCTGCGCATGACGCTGCCTTCCATCGCGCCGGATTGCTGCGCGTGAACGATCTCGACGAGCTCTTCGCCGCTGCCGAGACACTCGGTCGGGCGCGGGCTGCCGGGGCGGGCCGGCTCGCGATCGTCAGCAACGGGGAGGGCCTC
It includes:
- a CDS encoding ABC transporter ATP-binding protein, yielding MTLLEIKDVRGGYGEVDILNGISLSLQNGEILTVAGTNGAGKSTLAKAIVGLLPRVSGGIQFEGRDLLPLATEDRIAAGIGYVPQVANVFGSMSILENLQVVVGVRDQAQRIRELFEAFPLLGERKRARAGSLSGGERQQLAFARALMTRPRLMILDEPTAALAPAKVAEAFALIKRLPELGVSVLVVEQRARQSLAISDNGCILDGGKVALAGPAQSLLDDPKAAELYLGQH
- a CDS encoding ABC transporter ATP-binding protein, producing MSLEIRDITKSFGGFQALDGVRLTIETDALFGIIGPNGAGKSTLFSVISGFVPADAGEIRLNGDSIDSLSPPQRARAGMVRTFQVPREFSHLTVRENLMASAPDQTGESLLGLFFRPGQVRKEEAAIAETVERTIAFLKLGKVADVPSGKLSGGQKKLLELGRALMVEPKLILLDEPFAGVNPVLIGEIMERIEELNARGIGFVIIEHDLEALTRLVPRLAVMDRGKVLAEGAPAAVLEDPVVREAYLGGVS
- a CDS encoding branched-chain amino acid ABC transporter permease, encoding MEAYLVAIGIIALIYVLLSLGLTLQYGLTGLINFGHVGFFAIGAYTSALLVLNGAPFIVGFAGAALLAGVAAWPIGLVSLRLRDDYFAIVTLGFSEVVRIVLTSERWLTKGVQGIPGIPRLYSGLGGAAGQLATFATILAVTVVAAWMILRIARSPFGRIIEAIRDNEEAVQALGKDPPRFKIQVLVVGAALAGIAGAFYAHYITYIVPEQYIPLVTFYVWMAIIMGGVGRVSGAVIGSVILMVFLEGSRFIRDIVPGISEVDMASVRIGLVGLLLILFIIYRPQGLMGDYTKR
- a CDS encoding branched-chain amino acid ABC transporter permease; its protein translation is MFYAQLFVNGLFQGLVIGLAALSITLVFGIARFPNAATGDSMTLGAYAALAAHKASGSFIVAGLGAAGATGIVLLLAYWSVFRKLANRSVVALLVASIGIAFVLRAALGVAFGHGQQVFQVPLSRPYLFGGLRILPLDLQMALVALVTLIAVFGLLYLTAIGRQMRAVADNRDLARVSGIRPGRVMIALWLLAGAVAGIAGMMLGMKTIVTPEFGWEMLLPAFTAAILGGIGSPVGAVVAGLILGAMQEVSTPFVGFTYKIAIAFLIMLAVLLVRPRGLFGRVEGVR
- a CDS encoding ABC transporter substrate-binding protein, with the translated sequence MTTNRRQFIGTLGAASALIAAPSVLRAQSQGVFRIGALCPVTGAGSPYGSGMQKMIIAAAEIVNAAGGAAGRKIEVVAEDDQTSPQAGVLAAKKLIDVNKVQALMGTWSSGVSLAVLPLTNDANIIMMNTSGAPALSVPPANAKGLAYRFQATNDRFGKAFAEICVKEGFKRPATMAFNNASGIGNTEGFRKAWEAKGNKVVESVVYEPNQASYRSELQKILAANPDVIVTGSYLSDTTIIMREWFQTGQPVKWIIPGWAANPDLVKATGPEVVEGVISVDSISNETAPSFKAYAEVYEKTTGQSGQSNIFSAMTWDMVHALALAIEAAGSTETAAINAKIREVSNPDGTKVYSYAEGKDALKKGKINYEGASSVLDFDQYGDVSPSFGVFFIEGGKLNRRYVVNV
- a CDS encoding amidohydrolase family protein; this encodes MTQAIIFENARLLDGTSPEGERDRFVRIEGGLIREVSDRPIADGGARRIDLKGRTLMPGLIDCHVHVIANSANFGQNALLPDALVALQAVKLMGEMLHRGFTTVRDVGGATYALVEAQEQGLYVGPRLVICGKALSQTGGHADFRGRYDNRRPDYQTHQLGSLGRICDGVDACRAAARDEIRQGAQFVKIMANGGVASPTDPIAFLGFSDAEIAAIVEEARNAQTYVSAHLYTDEGIARAVKLGVRSIEHANLVEAATARLMHERGAIACPTLVTYEALNNEGASYGLPPSSVAKIDDVRLRGLGSLEIMREAGVTMAYGTDLLGAMHRHQSEEFVIRGRVLPAIEVIRSATVNAAELIGMTGKIGTIKPDAYADFIVVDGDPLADLSLLTGQGRNMPVIMKNGDFIKNELN
- a CDS encoding TetR/AcrR family transcriptional regulator translates to MPPSAEKQRRTQEERSTETRARLVNATLDLLVERGYALATTADIAARAGVTRGALNHHFSGKDDLIVQSVSHLLRSWIGEIREVAELVKAGSLSLSEFVDRMWELFSGKLFLVTLEHVTAARHNSYLREQLVSVTREFHAALDGTWQDFFDGTGLHKPEVEAAFNATLCLMRGMSLQTILRDDPAYYARLLGFWKTVLAEHSQQSRASEGAISVPTDQGRLQ
- the pcaD gene encoding 3-oxoadipate enol-lactonase, encoding MRIKIGHEEFEVRIDGRDTAPALLLSNSLSSDMSMWDDQIPLWSQRFRVIRYDQRGHGRSIVSPAPYTMEQLGRDALGVLDALGIERAHFCGLSMGGMVGMWLLTHAPDRIERAVLANTAAYMGPVDLWNGRIAAAQGGGMEALVDATIARWFPEPFRLAAPETMQRMRAMILNTPVVGYQGSCMAIRDMDQRESIKAIRNPVLVIIGSKDPATTPADGEAVRAAIPGARKCLLDAAHISNIEQAAQFGAEVDAFLG